From the Bdellovibrio reynosensis genome, one window contains:
- a CDS encoding biotin--[acetyl-CoA-carboxylase] ligase, producing the protein MDTPLADIRIGQVTSHWAENNHLYVSYKSQQDSTNNLAKEEAFEENLLEESLCLYLTDHQTSGRGRGKNSWIDAQPGSCLLSSWSYLLGVKPQPTTSCLVGLAVYRACVSTWPFLEWNLKAPNDIYIGDKKVCGILLENVSQADEVRLIIGIGFNITSSPAEVETATSILESLPPGAPLLGQDYTAFLDRLLFELTDAVSHCEEQLTTSDQLSLLTALNHHPLLKEKYTGMEADGSLLINDRKISWTSL; encoded by the coding sequence GTGGATACACCTTTAGCAGATATTCGTATTGGACAGGTGACTTCGCACTGGGCTGAAAACAATCACCTTTATGTTTCATATAAATCACAACAAGACAGCACAAATAATTTGGCGAAGGAAGAGGCTTTTGAAGAAAATCTTTTAGAAGAATCTTTATGCCTTTATCTTACCGATCATCAAACTTCGGGTCGCGGCCGCGGAAAAAACTCTTGGATTGATGCTCAACCCGGAAGCTGCTTATTAAGTTCATGGTCTTATCTTTTGGGTGTGAAACCTCAACCGACAACGTCTTGCCTGGTGGGACTTGCGGTTTACCGTGCTTGTGTTTCAACTTGGCCATTCTTAGAGTGGAACTTAAAAGCGCCGAATGACATTTATATTGGCGATAAAAAAGTCTGCGGTATTTTGTTAGAAAATGTCAGCCAGGCTGACGAAGTTCGTTTGATCATCGGGATTGGTTTTAATATTACTTCCTCCCCTGCTGAGGTTGAAACTGCGACAAGCATTTTAGAATCCTTGCCACCAGGGGCTCCACTTTTGGGTCAGGACTATACGGCATTCTTAGATCGTTTGTTATTTGAACTGACTGATGCCGTTTCCCACTGCGAAGAACAACTTACGACCAGTGATCAGTTGTCTTTGCTGACTGCTTTAAACCATCATCCTTTGTTAAAAGAAAAATACACTGGTATGGAGGCTGATGGCAGCTTACTGATTAACGATAGAAAAATCAGCTGGACAAGTCTGTAG